The nucleotide window AATCGCCCTCCGGTCCGATGGAAGGCTTTTCGGCCCACGCGCTGCGCGGGTTCGAACGCGATTTTTCGATCAAGCTCGATCCAACCACACTCGCGATTCCCAGCGAATCCGTCTGGCGCGTGGCACCGATGAACAACGGTCAGCCGATACGACCGGAAGGTGTGCCGGACTATTGGCGGTGGCTGGGATGGAAGGCGCGCGAGACGGTCGCAACGCTTGCGCGGCTTCGGCAGGCGGTCCAACAGCGGGCACCTGTTCTGCAGTTCGCATTGGAAGTCCATCGTGAGGCCGTGTCCGATCCGCTAGCCGCGCTGTTCCGCTACAGCGAGGATGTGTTGGAGGCAAAGGCTGCCCGGTTCGAATTTTATCTGACGGCCGACGGACCACCGCCGATGCCCTTCGTGACCGTGCCGCCGCCCGGGACCGCGCCGACCGTTGTGCGTTCCGCCAGCACCTTCGCAGGCCGCGCGTTGGAGCTGATCGGCGAGGCGGACGACCTTTGGCTGGCAAAAACTTTGCCGACGGGCGACAGCGCGCGTCCTTGGGTGCGTGTGACACCTGGCACCGATCGCGCGTCGCTGGCACCCGGCATGGGCTTGTTGTATCTTGAGACGCCGCTCGACGGATCGTAGGTTGACAGAGCGAGGGAAGTCCCCCTACGATCACGCGGCTGTGAACGCAGGTTGAGGCTGAGGCTAAGGTTCGCTTTTAAACACCTAGTCTTTCTCAACTTAACCCAAATCTCAACCGTCACCTTGCTTGAAGGGAGCCTATGTATCCGACAGAGTTGAAGTACCACAAAGAGCATGAATGGATCCGCCTGGACGGCAAGCAGGCCACGCTAGGCATCAGCCATTTCGCCCAGGACGCGCTGGGCGACATCGTCTTTCTTGACCTGCCCAGGGTCGGCGCGACCGTCACGGAAAATCAGCAGATCGGCGAGGTGGAATCTACCAAGACGACCTCCTCCATCTATACGCCGGTGAGCGGCACAATTGTGAAGATCAACGCAGACCTCAAGGACCATCCTGAGGTCGTCAATTCTGATCCGTACGGCAAGGGCTGGATCGCGGTGATCGAACTCAGTGATGCCAAACAGGTGGACGGGTTGATGACCGCCGCCCAGTACGAGGCCTTTTTAGCTGGGCAGAAGACAGGTTGAGGGAAACACATTGTCTGACTAACACG belongs to Nitrospira sp. and includes:
- the gcvH gene encoding glycine cleavage system protein GcvH; its protein translation is MYPTELKYHKEHEWIRLDGKQATLGISHFAQDALGDIVFLDLPRVGATVTENQQIGEVESTKTTSSIYTPVSGTIVKINADLKDHPEVVNSDPYGKGWIAVIELSDAKQVDGLMTAAQYEAFLAGQKTG